Proteins found in one Microcella daejeonensis genomic segment:
- the topA gene encoding type I DNA topoisomerase, whose amino-acid sequence MPSTKKLVIVESPAKAKTIGKYLGDAYEVQASVGHIRDLVEPKNLPAELKKGPLGKFSIDVDNGFEPYYVVSEEKKRTVADLKRALKNADELFLATDEDREGEAIAWHLLQVLKPTVPVKRMVFHEITPEAIARATESTRELDTALVDAQETRRILDRLYGYEVSPVLWRKVGPGLSAGRVQSAATRLVVDRERERLAFVSASYWDLDTTLTPLDADTAFTARLNRLDGRKIASGRDFDDRGQLKAEATVALDESGATSLAAALRDPAIDVIVRKVESKPYTRRPAAPFTTSTLQQEAARKLRFTARQTMSVAQSLYENGYITYMRTDSSSLSQQAVAAARSQAADLYGADTVPEAPRTYASKSKNAQEAHEAIRPAGDTFRTPSALEGTLRGNDWKLYDLIWKRTIASQMADARGQTASVTIEAGPTPASATPAGVVAEFAASGTVITFRGFLAAYEEGQDEDRDTEKTAEPAESKLPPLTEGQKLGVTAVEAKGHETSPPSRYTEASLVKALEERGIGRPSTYAAIISTIVDRGYVTPRGTALVPNWIAFSVVRLLEEYFADLVEYDFTAEMESDLDRIAGGEADRTDWLKGFYFGDATQPGLRPVIDNLGEIDAKALNSMAITDDITLRIGKYGPYLEVAEEGSETPRRVNLPQELAPDELTPAKAQELIDAPVVSDRVLGLNPETGKQVVAKDGRFGPYVTEIDPEPEETVDAATGEVLATAPAAAGGTATATATATKAPARKAAPKKATAEKPRTASLFKSMDPATVDLATALRLLDLPRVVGDDPESGEPITAQNGRYGAYLKKGTDTRSLDGEDQIFEIDLAGALAKFAEPKYGARKASSALKEFDADPESGKPIKVKDGRFGPYVTDGTTNATIPRGEDVESVDFERAVQLLADKRAKGPGKKPAARKPAAKKPAAKKPAATAAAKKTATTAAAKKPAAKKPAATKAPAAKKPAARTSAAAKKPAE is encoded by the coding sequence GTGCCGAGCACGAAGAAGCTGGTCATCGTCGAGTCGCCCGCGAAGGCGAAGACGATCGGCAAGTACCTGGGCGACGCGTACGAGGTGCAGGCCTCCGTCGGGCACATCCGCGACCTCGTCGAGCCCAAGAACCTCCCCGCCGAGCTCAAGAAGGGCCCGCTCGGAAAGTTCTCGATCGACGTCGACAACGGCTTCGAGCCGTACTACGTCGTCTCGGAGGAGAAGAAGCGCACCGTCGCCGACCTCAAGCGCGCGCTCAAGAACGCCGACGAGCTCTTCCTCGCCACTGATGAGGACCGCGAGGGCGAGGCCATCGCCTGGCACCTGCTGCAGGTCCTCAAGCCGACGGTGCCGGTCAAGCGCATGGTGTTCCACGAGATCACGCCCGAGGCCATCGCGCGCGCGACGGAGTCGACCCGCGAGCTCGACACCGCCCTCGTCGACGCGCAGGAGACGCGGCGCATCCTCGACCGCCTCTACGGCTACGAGGTCAGCCCCGTGCTCTGGCGCAAGGTCGGCCCGGGCCTCAGCGCGGGCCGCGTGCAGTCGGCCGCCACCCGTCTCGTCGTCGACCGCGAGCGCGAGCGCCTCGCCTTCGTCTCGGCCTCCTACTGGGATCTCGACACCACCCTCACCCCGCTCGACGCCGACACCGCTTTCACGGCGCGCCTCAACCGCCTCGACGGCCGCAAGATCGCGAGCGGCCGCGACTTCGACGACCGCGGGCAGCTCAAGGCCGAGGCGACCGTCGCGCTCGACGAGTCCGGTGCCACCTCGCTCGCCGCGGCCCTGCGCGACCCGGCCATCGACGTCATCGTGCGCAAGGTCGAGTCGAAGCCGTACACGCGTCGTCCGGCGGCGCCGTTCACGACCTCGACCCTGCAGCAGGAGGCCGCGCGCAAGCTGCGCTTCACCGCCCGCCAGACCATGTCGGTCGCGCAGTCGCTGTACGAGAACGGCTACATCACCTACATGCGCACCGACTCGTCCTCGCTCTCGCAGCAGGCCGTCGCCGCCGCGCGCTCGCAGGCGGCCGACCTCTACGGCGCCGACACGGTGCCCGAGGCGCCCCGCACCTACGCGAGCAAGTCCAAGAACGCCCAGGAGGCCCACGAGGCCATCCGTCCCGCCGGCGACACCTTCCGCACGCCCAGCGCCCTCGAGGGCACCCTGCGCGGCAACGACTGGAAGCTCTACGACCTCATCTGGAAGCGCACCATCGCGAGCCAGATGGCGGATGCTCGGGGCCAGACCGCCTCGGTGACCATCGAGGCCGGCCCCACCCCCGCGAGCGCCACCCCGGCCGGCGTCGTCGCGGAGTTCGCGGCGAGCGGCACCGTCATCACCTTCCGCGGCTTCCTCGCCGCCTACGAGGAGGGGCAGGACGAGGACCGCGACACCGAGAAGACGGCCGAGCCGGCCGAGTCGAAGCTGCCGCCGCTCACCGAGGGGCAGAAGCTCGGCGTCACCGCCGTCGAGGCGAAGGGGCACGAGACCAGCCCGCCCTCGCGCTACACCGAGGCGAGCCTCGTCAAGGCGCTCGAGGAGCGCGGCATCGGCCGCCCCTCCACCTACGCGGCCATCATCTCGACCATCGTCGACCGCGGCTACGTCACCCCGCGCGGCACCGCGCTCGTGCCGAACTGGATCGCCTTCTCGGTCGTGCGCCTGCTCGAGGAGTACTTCGCCGACCTCGTCGAGTACGACTTCACCGCCGAGATGGAATCCGACCTCGACCGCATCGCCGGGGGAGAGGCCGACCGCACCGACTGGCTGAAGGGCTTCTACTTCGGCGACGCCACGCAGCCGGGCCTGCGCCCCGTCATCGACAACCTCGGCGAGATCGACGCCAAGGCGCTCAACTCGATGGCCATCACCGACGACATCACCCTCCGCATCGGCAAGTACGGCCCCTACCTCGAGGTCGCCGAGGAGGGCAGCGAGACCCCGCGCCGGGTCAACCTGCCGCAGGAGCTCGCCCCCGACGAGCTGACGCCCGCCAAGGCGCAGGAGCTCATCGACGCCCCGGTCGTCAGCGACCGCGTGCTCGGCCTCAACCCCGAGACGGGCAAGCAGGTCGTCGCGAAGGACGGTCGCTTCGGCCCCTACGTCACCGAGATCGACCCCGAGCCGGAGGAGACGGTGGACGCCGCGACCGGCGAGGTGCTCGCGACCGCTCCGGCCGCCGCGGGCGGGACGGCGACCGCGACCGCCACGGCGACGAAGGCGCCGGCCAGGAAGGCGGCGCCGAAGAAGGCGACCGCGGAGAAGCCGCGCACGGCATCCCTGTTCAAGAGCATGGACCCGGCGACGGTCGACCTCGCGACCGCGCTGCGGCTGCTCGACCTGCCGCGCGTCGTCGGCGACGACCCGGAGAGCGGCGAGCCGATCACGGCGCAGAACGGCCGCTACGGCGCCTACCTGAAGAAGGGCACCGACACGCGCTCGCTCGACGGGGAGGACCAGATCTTCGAGATCGACCTCGCCGGCGCCCTCGCCAAGTTCGCGGAGCCCAAGTACGGCGCCCGCAAGGCCTCGAGCGCCCTCAAGGAGTTCGACGCCGACCCCGAGAGCGGCAAGCCGATCAAGGTCAAGGACGGCCGATTCGGGCCCTACGTGACCGACGGCACGACCAACGCGACCATCCCCCGCGGGGAGGACGTCGAATCGGTCGACTTCGAGCGCGCCGTGCAGCTGCTCGCCGACAAGCGCGCCAAGGGGCCGGGCAAGAAGCCGGCCGCCCGCAAGCCCGCTGCGAAGAAGCCGGCGGCGAAGAAGCCCGCCGCGACGGCCGCGGCGAAGAAGACCGCCACGACCGCCGCCGCGAAGAAGCCGGCCGCGAAGAAGCCCGCCGCGACGAAGGCCCCGGCGGCGAAGAAGCCGGCGGCGCGCACCTCGGCCGCGGCGAAGAAGCCCGCGGAGTAG
- the tmk gene encoding dTMP kinase yields MTGLFLTLEGGDGSGKSTQSALLTEWLAEQGRTVVHAREPGGTELGLELREIILHRRGYIAPRAEALLYAADRAHNVATVVRPALERGDIVIQDRYLDSSVAYQGAGRVLATDEVRELSLWATEGLLPHLTVLLDLDAATGRSRLDASRTRYDRLEAEAEAFHTRVRDAYRALADAEPERFLVLDATRPVEELQRSIRDRVSALLATLTA; encoded by the coding sequence GTGACCGGCCTCTTCCTCACGCTCGAGGGCGGCGACGGCTCGGGCAAGAGCACGCAGTCGGCGCTGCTCACCGAGTGGCTCGCCGAGCAGGGCCGCACGGTCGTGCACGCGCGCGAGCCGGGCGGCACCGAGCTCGGGCTCGAGCTGCGCGAGATCATCCTCCACCGGCGCGGCTACATCGCCCCTCGCGCCGAGGCGCTGCTGTACGCGGCCGACCGGGCGCACAACGTCGCCACCGTCGTGCGGCCCGCGCTCGAGCGCGGCGACATCGTCATCCAGGATCGCTACCTCGACTCCTCCGTCGCCTACCAGGGCGCCGGGCGCGTTCTCGCGACGGACGAGGTGCGCGAGCTCTCGCTCTGGGCGACGGAGGGGCTGCTGCCGCATCTCACGGTGCTGCTCGACCTCGACGCGGCGACCGGGCGCTCGCGACTCGACGCGAGCCGCACGCGGTACGACCGGCTCGAGGCCGAGGCCGAGGCGTTCCACACCCGGGTGCGCGACGCGTACCGGGCGCTGGCCGACGCCGAGCCCGAGCGGTTCCTCGTGCTCGACGCGACCCGGCCGGTCGAGGAGCTGCAGCGGAGCATCCGGGATCGCGTGTCGGCCCTGCTCGCTACCCTCACAGCATGA
- a CDS encoding DNA polymerase III subunit delta' — protein sequence MTAWDELTGQEAAIALLREAAADPGAMTHSWLITGPPGSGRSNLAYAFATELLSGLGGEDALTAAQVAARTHPDLAVLATDRVIISIDEVRHLVQQSQYSPSVAPYRVIVIEDADRMTERTSNVLLKALEEPPPRTVWVLCAPNAADLIPTIRSRTRSVRLRVPSVAEVADLLVRRDGVDRALAEQAARESQSHIGMAHRLATDADARERRARTLDIALSVASVSGAVTAAEQLVSLATADAKAFTAEREAEERDAALRSLGVEPGGTVPPALRSTLKNLEEDQKRRATRSVRDGIDRVLVDLLSLHRDVLMVQLGAGVELVNESMRSRIEQAARTRSPELSLAALDAISQARRRVEGNTPPALALEAMLIAASGRVPSLGSAL from the coding sequence ATGACGGCGTGGGATGAGCTGACCGGGCAGGAGGCCGCGATCGCGCTGCTGCGCGAGGCCGCCGCCGATCCGGGGGCGATGACGCACTCGTGGCTCATCACCGGGCCGCCGGGCTCCGGCCGCTCCAACCTCGCCTACGCCTTCGCGACCGAGCTGCTGAGCGGTCTCGGCGGGGAGGACGCCCTCACCGCGGCCCAGGTCGCCGCGCGCACCCACCCCGACCTCGCCGTGCTCGCCACGGATCGCGTGATCATCTCGATCGACGAGGTGCGCCACCTGGTGCAGCAGAGCCAGTACTCGCCGAGCGTCGCCCCGTACCGGGTCATCGTCATCGAAGACGCCGACCGCATGACCGAGCGCACCTCGAACGTGCTGCTCAAGGCCCTGGAGGAGCCGCCGCCGCGCACGGTCTGGGTGCTCTGCGCGCCGAACGCGGCCGACCTCATCCCGACCATCCGCTCCCGCACGCGCAGCGTGCGCCTGCGCGTACCGAGCGTCGCCGAGGTCGCCGATCTGCTCGTCCGCCGCGACGGCGTCGACCGCGCGCTCGCCGAGCAGGCGGCGCGCGAATCGCAGAGCCACATCGGCATGGCGCATCGACTGGCAACCGACGCGGATGCCCGTGAGCGCCGCGCGCGCACCCTCGACATCGCCCTCTCCGTCGCCTCGGTCTCGGGCGCCGTCACGGCGGCCGAGCAGCTCGTCTCGCTCGCCACCGCCGATGCGAAGGCCTTCACCGCCGAGCGCGAGGCCGAGGAGCGCGACGCGGCCCTGCGCTCGCTCGGGGTGGAGCCCGGCGGCACGGTGCCGCCCGCCCTGCGCAGCACCCTGAAGAACCTCGAGGAGGACCAGAAGCGCCGCGCCACGCGCTCGGTGCGCGACGGCATCGACCGCGTGCTCGTCGACCTGCTCTCCCTGCATCGCGACGTGCTCATGGTGCAGCTCGGCGCCGGCGTCGAGCTCGTCAACGAGTCGATGCGGTCCCGCATCGAGCAGGCCGCGCGCACGCGCAGCCCTGAGCTCTCGCTCGCGGCGCTCGACGCGATCTCCCAGGCCCGGCGGCGGGTGGAGGGCAACACGCCCCCCGCGCTCGCGCTCGAGGCGATGCTCATCGCGGCGAGCGGTCGGGTGCCGTCGCTAGGCTCCGCGCTGTGA
- a CDS encoding alpha/beta hydrolase, whose translation MSIPVALQPDSPRATPARRARRPRIAALVAVLLAPVLVLTGCVPGLLDGITGTETSTPTGEDVPENVRPYFSQVLRWERCGGGAQCATAVAPLDWDNPGDGSDIELALVRHPATEEPQGSLFVNPGGPGASGFDFVRDSVDAAVSAELRAQYDVIGWDPRGVGRSSAVTCYTDPAQMDEFVYGVPEAETGSEEWVEEITASAVDFAEACAENSGPLLEFVDTDSTVRDLDLLRAIVGDETLTYFGYSYGTEIGARYADAFPERAGRLVLDGATDPTTSQFEVVLAQSVGFEAALTTYITECAAARTCPFPTDTAAALQIVEQLYAQLDAEPITAADGRRFTASTLDIAIATALYDEGSWTFLSDMFTELRDGVVDTGFLLADFYYGREGGEYVDNSLEAFIAINCLDYPVERDAETIIEQNDAIARAAPITTDPSPLGDVVCQNWPYESDAALEPVSAEGAPPILVVGTTGDPATPYEWAVSLSEQLSSGVLLTYDGEGHIAYDEGDPCINDLVDAFLLEGAVPAGETVCLG comes from the coding sequence GTGAGCATCCCGGTCGCCCTTCAGCCCGACAGCCCCCGCGCGACGCCCGCCCGACGCGCGCGCCGCCCCCGCATCGCCGCCCTGGTCGCCGTTCTGCTCGCTCCGGTGCTCGTGCTCACGGGCTGCGTCCCCGGCCTGCTCGACGGGATCACCGGCACCGAGACCTCGACGCCGACGGGCGAGGATGTGCCCGAGAACGTGCGCCCGTACTTCAGCCAGGTGCTGCGGTGGGAGCGATGCGGCGGGGGAGCGCAGTGCGCGACCGCCGTGGCCCCGCTCGACTGGGACAACCCCGGCGACGGCTCCGACATCGAGCTCGCCCTCGTGCGGCACCCGGCGACGGAGGAGCCGCAGGGCTCGCTCTTCGTCAATCCGGGCGGTCCGGGGGCCTCGGGCTTCGACTTCGTGCGCGACAGCGTCGACGCCGCGGTGAGCGCCGAGCTGCGGGCGCAGTACGACGTGATCGGCTGGGACCCTCGCGGGGTCGGCCGATCGAGCGCCGTCACCTGCTACACCGATCCGGCGCAGATGGACGAGTTCGTCTACGGGGTGCCCGAGGCCGAGACGGGCAGCGAGGAGTGGGTGGAGGAGATCACCGCGAGCGCCGTCGACTTCGCCGAGGCCTGCGCCGAGAACAGCGGCCCCCTGCTCGAGTTCGTCGACACCGACTCGACCGTGCGCGACCTCGATCTGCTGCGCGCGATCGTCGGCGACGAGACGCTCACCTACTTCGGCTACTCCTACGGCACCGAGATCGGCGCGCGGTACGCCGACGCCTTCCCCGAGCGCGCGGGCCGGCTCGTACTCGACGGCGCGACCGATCCGACGACGAGCCAGTTCGAGGTCGTGCTCGCGCAGTCCGTCGGGTTCGAGGCGGCGCTCACCACCTACATCACCGAATGCGCGGCGGCGCGCACCTGCCCGTTCCCGACCGACACCGCCGCGGCGCTGCAGATCGTCGAGCAGCTGTACGCGCAGCTCGACGCCGAGCCGATCACCGCCGCCGACGGGCGCCGCTTCACCGCGAGCACTCTCGACATCGCGATCGCGACGGCCCTGTACGACGAGGGGTCGTGGACCTTCCTCAGCGACATGTTCACCGAGCTGCGGGACGGGGTCGTCGACACCGGTTTCCTGCTCGCCGACTTCTACTACGGCCGCGAGGGCGGCGAGTACGTCGACAACTCACTCGAGGCGTTCATCGCCATCAACTGCCTCGACTACCCCGTCGAGCGCGACGCGGAGACGATCATCGAGCAGAACGACGCCATTGCCCGGGCGGCGCCCATCACGACCGATCCCAGCCCGCTGGGCGACGTCGTCTGCCAGAACTGGCCCTATGAGTCGGATGCCGCGCTCGAGCCCGTGAGCGCCGAGGGCGCCCCGCCCATCCTCGTCGTCGGCACGACCGGTGATCCGGCGACCCCCTACGAGTGGGCGGTCTCCCTGTCGGAGCAGCTCTCCAGCGGCGTGCTGCTCACCTACGACGGCGAGGGGCACATCGCCTACGACGAGGGCGACCCCTGCATCAACGACCTCGTCGACGCCTTCCTGCTCGAGGGCGCGGTGCCCGCGGGCGAGACGGTGTGCCTCGGCTGA
- a CDS encoding DMT family transporter encodes MATPDSRSRLVTVAAAAVTVVAGVGVAAQHRVNGELGQRLDDGFSAALISFTSGLVILLVVMAGSRRGRAAFGTLGARVRAGELRWWMLLGGLGGAFMVLSQGLVAGILGVAIFTVATVTGQTAVGLWIDATGFAGARPAPVTARRIVGAALTLAAVVIAVAPELGGAIPAVALVLPLLAGLGVGTQAAVNGRVRAATSSPLAATTLNFVVGATALAAATAVHLLVSGLPEALPADPLLYVGGALGATFIAIQTITVARIGVLLLGLCLVAGQLLGALLFDLLAPIGVPTTGSTAIGAALTLVGVIVTAMPARRARGTENADRA; translated from the coding sequence ATGGCTACCCCGGACTCCCGCTCGCGGCTGGTCACCGTCGCCGCCGCCGCGGTGACCGTCGTCGCCGGCGTCGGCGTCGCCGCGCAGCACCGGGTCAACGGCGAGCTCGGCCAGCGCCTCGACGACGGCTTCAGCGCCGCGCTGATCTCGTTCACCTCGGGCCTCGTCATCCTGCTCGTCGTGATGGCGGGCAGTCGTCGCGGTCGAGCGGCCTTCGGCACGCTGGGTGCGCGCGTGCGGGCGGGCGAGCTGCGATGGTGGATGCTGCTCGGCGGCCTCGGCGGAGCCTTCATGGTGCTCAGCCAGGGTCTCGTCGCGGGCATCCTCGGAGTGGCGATCTTCACGGTGGCGACGGTGACCGGCCAGACCGCCGTGGGTCTCTGGATCGACGCCACCGGCTTCGCCGGCGCCCGCCCCGCGCCGGTGACCGCGCGGCGCATCGTCGGAGCGGCGCTCACGCTCGCCGCCGTCGTCATCGCCGTGGCGCCCGAGCTCGGCGGCGCCATCCCCGCGGTCGCCCTCGTGCTGCCCCTGCTCGCAGGCCTCGGCGTGGGAACGCAGGCCGCGGTCAACGGGCGCGTGCGCGCGGCGACGAGCTCGCCGCTGGCCGCCACGACCCTCAACTTCGTCGTCGGGGCGACCGCGCTCGCGGCGGCCACGGCGGTGCATCTGCTGGTCTCGGGGCTGCCGGAGGCGCTGCCCGCCGACCCGCTGCTCTACGTCGGCGGGGCGCTCGGGGCGACCTTCATCGCCATCCAGACGATCACGGTCGCGCGCATCGGGGTGCTGCTGCTCGGCCTGTGCCTCGTGGCGGGGCAGCTGCTCGGCGCCCTGCTGTTCGATCTGCTCGCGCCGATCGGCGTGCCGACCACCGGCTCGACCGCCATCGGCGCTGCGCTCACGCTCGTCGGCGTCATCGTCACCGCGATGCCGGCCCGTCGGGCGCGCGGCACCGAGAACGCCGACCGCGCCTAG
- the msuE gene encoding FMN reductase, which translates to MTPSTLARPLSVVGVSGSTHAPSRTTALVSAVLDAVARDRDEAGEGTDTHLVRVDRIGAELAGAVRRDALPASIEGDLRRIETADLLVVASPVYRASFTGLFKHLFDVIDQHALVGTPVLLAATGGSERHGLMIEHQLRPLFGFFQSLTLPNPIYASDADFTDYRVSNPDITRRIDTAVARALPLVARTSAEPRSAFF; encoded by the coding sequence ATGACCCCGTCGACCCTCGCCCGTCCGCTCTCCGTCGTCGGCGTCTCCGGCAGCACGCACGCGCCCTCGCGCACGACCGCGCTCGTCAGCGCCGTGCTCGACGCCGTCGCCCGTGACCGCGACGAGGCCGGCGAAGGGACCGACACCCACCTCGTGCGGGTCGACCGCATCGGCGCGGAGCTCGCGGGCGCCGTGCGGCGGGATGCCCTGCCCGCGTCGATCGAGGGCGACCTGCGCCGCATCGAGACCGCCGACCTGCTCGTCGTGGCGAGCCCCGTCTACCGGGCCTCCTTCACGGGCCTCTTCAAGCACCTCTTCGACGTCATCGACCAGCACGCCCTCGTCGGAACGCCCGTGCTGCTCGCGGCCACCGGCGGCAGCGAGCGCCACGGGCTGATGATCGAGCACCAGCTGCGCCCGCTGTTCGGCTTCTTCCAGTCGCTGACCCTGCCGAACCCCATCTACGCGAGCGACGCCGACTTCACCGACTACCGGGTGTCGAACCCCGACATCACCCGCCGTATCGACACGGCGGTCGCTCGCGCGCTGCCGCTCGTGGCGCGCACCTCGGCCGAACCGCGGTCGGCGTTCTTCTAG
- the msrB gene encoding peptide-methionine (R)-S-oxide reductase MsrB — protein MSEQKNGTYEVEKTEEEWLAELGPERYAVLRQAGTERAWTGELLDESRAGIYTCAACDAELFQSGTKFDSGCGWPSFYESVRPDAVELIEDTSLGMVRTEVRCASCGSHLGHVFPDGFGTPTGDRYCMNSLSLEFKGE, from the coding sequence ATGAGCGAGCAGAAGAACGGCACGTACGAGGTCGAGAAGACCGAGGAGGAGTGGCTGGCGGAGCTCGGCCCTGAGCGTTACGCCGTGCTGCGCCAGGCCGGCACCGAGCGCGCCTGGACGGGCGAGCTGCTCGATGAGAGCCGCGCGGGCATCTACACCTGCGCCGCCTGCGACGCGGAGCTGTTCCAGAGCGGCACGAAGTTCGACTCGGGCTGCGGCTGGCCGAGCTTCTACGAGTCGGTGCGCCCCGACGCGGTCGAGCTCATCGAGGACACCTCGCTCGGCATGGTGCGCACCGAGGTGCGCTGCGCGAGCTGCGGCTCGCACCTGGGGCACGTGTTCCCCGACGGTTTTGGCACCCCCACGGGTGACCGCTACTGCATGAACTCGCTGTCGCTGGAGTTCAAGGGCGAGTAG
- a CDS encoding GNAT family N-acetyltransferase, producing MPDPSPIEKTWSRLTLDEFFEIASLRTTVFFLEQRIDEEELDARDREESTQHLWIPDAQGVAAYLRVIENAVPAEGDRDARRLIGRVVTRPDRRGEGLSSLLLARVIERFGHEPMALHSQSYVQPLYARFGFEPYGEEYLEAGLPHRAMYRAARP from the coding sequence GTGCCCGACCCTTCCCCGATCGAGAAAACGTGGAGCCGGCTGACCCTCGACGAGTTCTTCGAGATCGCCTCGCTGCGCACGACCGTGTTCTTCCTCGAGCAGCGCATCGACGAGGAGGAGCTGGACGCCCGCGACCGCGAGGAGTCGACGCAGCACCTGTGGATCCCCGATGCGCAGGGCGTCGCCGCGTATCTGCGCGTGATCGAGAACGCGGTGCCCGCCGAGGGCGATCGGGATGCCCGGCGCCTCATCGGCCGCGTCGTCACCCGGCCCGACCGCCGCGGCGAGGGTCTCTCGAGCCTCCTCCTCGCCCGCGTCATCGAGCGCTTCGGCCACGAGCCGATGGCCCTGCACTCCCAGAGCTACGTGCAGCCGCTGTACGCCCGGTTCGGCTTCGAGCCCTACGGCGAGGAGTACCTCGAGGCGGGGCTGCCGCACCGCGCGATGTACCGCGCCGCGCGTCCCTGA
- a CDS encoding DUF2332 domain-containing protein, translating into MTSTADRYRRFAREAAPRSRTYAAWAATIADDEELLALIDTLPVADRQPVLVLTAARYTGLRPQGDVRTWLEGEWDAVAAVARTRHTQTNDPRRTAALLAALQQIDGPIALLEVGAAAGLGLLVDRYRHELVDDRGRMLRLDPVEGESPLVLRTTLGPGVPVPRRVPEIVWRAGLERSPLRLDRAEDERWLRTLIWPEERERAAQLDAAIAIAREHPPHLVAGDAVDGLRALAAHAPPEATLVVWSPAVLVYLAPADRARFAALAGDLGGTWISLDGRRVLPEVGARADAVLPLAAGAHDDDFVLSRDGHPLAVVSPHGDRIERWVAAR; encoded by the coding sequence GTGACCTCGACGGCCGACCGCTACCGGCGCTTCGCCCGCGAGGCCGCGCCGCGCTCGCGCACCTACGCCGCCTGGGCGGCGACGATCGCCGACGACGAGGAGCTGCTCGCCCTCATCGACACCCTGCCGGTCGCCGATCGGCAGCCCGTGCTCGTGCTCACCGCGGCCCGGTACACGGGGCTGCGGCCGCAGGGCGATGTGCGCACCTGGCTCGAGGGGGAGTGGGACGCGGTCGCGGCGGTCGCCCGCACCCGGCATACGCAGACCAACGATCCGCGGCGCACCGCTGCGCTGCTGGCGGCGCTGCAGCAGATCGACGGCCCGATCGCGCTGCTCGAGGTCGGGGCCGCCGCGGGCCTCGGGCTGCTCGTCGACCGCTACCGCCACGAGCTCGTCGACGATCGCGGCCGGATGCTCCGCCTCGACCCGGTCGAGGGCGAGTCGCCGCTCGTCCTGCGCACGACCCTCGGGCCGGGCGTGCCGGTGCCCCGGCGGGTGCCAGAGATCGTCTGGCGCGCCGGCCTCGAGCGCAGCCCGCTGCGGTTGGATCGCGCCGAGGACGAGCGCTGGCTGCGCACGTTGATCTGGCCGGAGGAGCGCGAGCGGGCCGCGCAGCTCGACGCCGCGATCGCGATCGCGCGCGAGCACCCGCCGCATCTCGTCGCGGGCGACGCCGTCGACGGGCTGCGCGCGCTCGCCGCGCACGCGCCGCCCGAGGCGACCCTCGTCGTGTGGAGCCCCGCGGTGCTCGTGTACCTCGCTCCGGCTGATCGCGCGCGCTTCGCGGCGCTCGCCGGCGACCTCGGCGGAACATGGATCTCGCTCGACGGCCGGCGCGTGCTGCCCGAGGTCGGCGCGCGGGCCGACGCCGTGCTGCCCCTCGCGGCGGGCGCGCACGACGACGACTTCGTGCTCAGCCGCGACGGGCATCCCCTCGCCGTCGTCTCGCCGCACGGCGACCGCATCGAGCGCTGGGTCGCCGCCCGCTGA
- a CDS encoding DUF3263 domain-containing protein → MSSERREPQAAAAAVGPAPDERLPAVLEFERRWWGAADGRKESRIRAEFGWSAARYYQVLNALLDTDAALRYDPVLVSRLREVRTERAEVRRTRRPGAAGAA, encoded by the coding sequence ATGTCCTCCGAGCGCCGTGAGCCCCAGGCCGCCGCCGCCGCGGTCGGCCCCGCGCCCGACGAGCGTCTGCCCGCCGTGCTGGAGTTCGAGAGGCGCTGGTGGGGAGCGGCGGACGGTCGCAAGGAGAGCCGTATCCGTGCGGAGTTCGGCTGGAGCGCCGCCCGCTACTATCAGGTGCTGAACGCCCTGCTCGACACCGATGCCGCGCTGCGCTACGACCCCGTCCTGGTGAGTCGCCTGCGCGAGGTGCGCACGGAGCGCGCCGAGGTGCGCCGCACCCGCCGACCCGGCGCTGCCGGCGCCGCCTGA
- a CDS encoding LytR C-terminal domain-containing protein, giving the protein MAQFPRDRFDEVPEHDGRVGAHRAPRDPLARWRAFGIAALATGLLVVAGVAGLAIISDRVNLDLPVSLPGAEPSPEPTETPVETAPPVTDPATITLPEGFSITVLNGSGVTGLGQQAADVLTPLGWPVGAVTNAAQDDLPTTVVYYDDPTEEGIARGLVELLGVGEVEFSDAFPGARVTVVVGADYAG; this is encoded by the coding sequence ATGGCCCAGTTCCCGCGCGACCGCTTCGACGAGGTGCCCGAGCACGACGGCCGGGTGGGCGCCCACCGGGCGCCGCGCGACCCCCTCGCGCGCTGGCGGGCCTTCGGCATCGCGGCTCTCGCGACCGGACTGCTCGTCGTCGCCGGGGTCGCCGGTCTCGCCATCATCAGCGACCGGGTGAACCTCGACCTGCCCGTCTCCCTGCCGGGCGCCGAGCCGAGCCCGGAGCCCACCGAGACGCCCGTCGAGACGGCGCCGCCGGTCACCGACCCTGCGACGATCACCCTGCCCGAGGGCTTCTCCATCACCGTGCTCAACGGCTCGGGCGTCACCGGGCTCGGGCAGCAGGCCGCCGACGTGCTCACCCCGCTCGGCTGGCCGGTCGGCGCCGTGACGAACGCCGCGCAGGACGACCTGCCGACCACGGTCGTCTACTACGACGACCCCACCGAGGAGGGCATCGCCCGCGGGCTCGTCGAGCTGCTCGGCGTCGGCGAGGTCGAGTTCTCCGACGCCTTCCCCGGCGCGCGCGTGACGGTCGTCGTCGGCGCGGACTACGCGGGCTGA